The sequence GAACGAGGTGAACATCTTTGCGACGGCTGGAATGCTGACCTCCCCCTGTTTAAACACAGTCCTCTTCTCCATCAGGAAGATGTTGCAGGTGACGGCCGTGTAGGCGTCCTGATCGGCGTTGTGGTACAGTCGGATAACGTAGCCCTTggtgagcaggtggaggaggacgggggtGACGAACGTGAAGAGGCTGATGATCGCGATGAAGGACGCCTGCACAGCCAAACTCTGTGTGGCCAGCCCGGTCTTGAAGAGGACGTGTGGCATTAGACACAGACTGGTGCCACTGCTGGTGTAGGAGAACATCTTCACTCCTGAGGAGAGACACATGTAGAAATAATTAATGATACTAGAGTTTTTACGAGTGCGTTCAACCTATAGTTGTAATTAataggggtaattgttcaatggaatgTGAAGTATACTACACAAGCAGATATATTATTAAAAAAGCTTTTATTGTTACTCAGGGCTGATGAGTGCAATGACATttaaaaatgcaaggcaactactattggttagttgaaaatgataatcatcattgagattaaacatctcttccagtgtcctagccgagacaggcagcagtagcctacagtcacacatagcatacacacaaaacctaagaaaaataaaactactAAAACAGTCTgcaggggggaaagggggatatcaatatcgcaagacatttcgggaggctcaaggagtagagtaatattaagtttgagcaaaaaAGTGTAAATACATTTCGGGAGGCTAAAGGAGGAAGTGTAGTCCTGTGGTGGACtttatagacataattcaccatagccTACTATGTCATTGACATGTTTCGTTATGTTATAGGGAGAcagtctctttaagatcacctCACTTGTGTGTTAATATGCCGGTCTGCGctatgtttgaatttaacggtttttatatgacaaaatgaacaacctgccgttgcttgtcgaggtgagaaattgtctcttcccttatGTTATCGCAATTTAGTTAAAAAATAGTTTATAGACAGAACATTTTACCTTGGAGTTTGTCGACGGCGgagcttgcgtgtgtgttcttacctgcgcgtgtgccgATGGCGGAGCCAGTAAACGTCTTacctgtgagcgtgtgtgtgtgtgtgtgtgtgtgtgtgtgtgtgtgtgtgtgcgtgctctgtgtgtgtgcttccgtgtatgtgtcaCTGCCTTTGTGTTGACGTCCGCTGTGCGCGTGCTTTAGTGTGTGCGCGTTTCCGTGTTTGTTCGTGCGCACTTGAGTGACTTGAGTAACTGGCGCGACAGGCATGCAATTATAGTTGTAAGATATTATCATTATGTATATAATGAAAACATCATCAACAAACCTAGGATAGATTGTCTCCCGTCCAGCAATTCCTAACTTTTCGACTGTGGGgattagggctgggtatcgcggccaatttcctaaatcgattcgatttcgattcatAAGGTTCTGGATCGATTAATCACGTTTCGATTCGATTcaatctgctcttaaataatgaaaatggctcaactCTTTTACAAACTAtttttctcttcatcttaaacaacaggttttaagtgcaaacttgtaaattggacagtttaaacttgagctgtaaacaaaactgtctcaagtctcaaaagtgcaattttgaaattagaaaggaattgCAAGTGAAAATGAACTTGAACTACAACATTCAAtcactgcaaattgcattaaggcattgtttattaaagtgaataaataaatggatctcatgccctatgaatcgatattgcaaaatataaatgaaatcgatccaaaatcgattaaatcgattttttacccagccctactgGGGATCCTCTCATGGGTTCCCTCAATGTATTACTAGTATAAGTCAAAGATATATAACAGGACCACCTTGTTACCTTCACCCTCGTAGGGCTATAGTTGGTGAATTCTTGACAAGtcaattatcatttaaataacGTTTGTCAACTGGGGAAtgactaaaaaaataaaaatctaatcgaattgaaaataaaatttcTATTGCACAGATATGGTATTAATTGTGACTTATCTTAAAACAAATGTTACAGCATCTGACTTACCAATTATAGCTCTACCAAGGCTCCCTGTGTAAACAAGTCTCCCTGTCTCAGAGTAGTCCGACGCAGAGGTGCAGAGACTTTTtgaggagagacacaggggTTGAAGGGGTTTGCACTGCGTCTGTGCACAGAAAAGCATACAAGATGGCCAAATGATAAAGCCAGTCAACACAATCAACCCACCACCATAGACACCATTGTTGTCCAATCATTCAGACAGGAATAAGATAAGTCACAGTACTTAAGAACAAAATACGAAAAAATGACAATCACAATTAGCATTTACAATTGACCATACCCTGAATATTCATTCTCCCATTGGCTGACCACGATCTAATAAACCCTAAATGATTCgatgatattaatgatattatTTAAGGGAGGAAGACTTCCGTGAA is a genomic window of Gadus morhua chromosome 8, gadMor3.0, whole genome shotgun sequence containing:
- the tmem70 gene encoding transmembrane protein 70, mitochondrial isoform X2; amino-acid sequence: MLYLTLLRGLQRCVGPQSLRNVKCKAQFSVKPGCMSSGLSSPHQRTDTSFLRRSFHSGNVKTQCKPLQPLCLSSKSLCTSASDYSETGRLVYTGSLGRAIIGVKMFSYTSSGTSLCLMPHVLFKTGLATQSLAVQASFIAIISLFTFVTPVLLHLLTKGYVIRLYHNADQDAYTAVTCNIFLMEKRTVFKQGEVSIPAVAKMFTSFYAGRRSMLVNPDLFQLPSDYNHLMGYDQPFTFSEEDLERHDKG
- the tmem70 gene encoding transmembrane protein 70, mitochondrial isoform X1, with protein sequence MLYLTLLRGLQRCVGPQSLRNVKCKAQFSVKPGCMSSGLSSPHQRTDTSFLRRSFHSGNVKVFRQTQCKPLQPLCLSSKSLCTSASDYSETGRLVYTGSLGRAIIGVKMFSYTSSGTSLCLMPHVLFKTGLATQSLAVQASFIAIISLFTFVTPVLLHLLTKGYVIRLYHNADQDAYTAVTCNIFLMEKRTVFKQGEVSIPAVAKMFTSFYAGRRSMLVNPDLFQLPSDYNHLMGYDQPFTFSEEDLERHDKG